In a single window of the Papaver somniferum cultivar HN1 chromosome 8, ASM357369v1, whole genome shotgun sequence genome:
- the LOC113306191 gene encoding uncharacterized protein LOC113306191, producing the protein MENPEDEAITMETAIRCAKALSVISSIKDSQLHELMELIEKEEEEGNEHVDELELLRTAADLRLRLIEEREKMNIFKHWGLLEFKYQMLLVLEWKKRKTRRRECVFTSLSGDTHRDQIRTRNLALSGGETQRRKYSDI; encoded by the exons ATGGAGAATCCCGAAGACGAAGCCATCACCATGGAGACTGCAATCCGCTGTGCCAAAGCTTTATCCGTAATTTCATCTATCAAAGATTCTCAGCTTCACGAGTTGATGGAATTAatcgaaaaagaagaagaagaaggaaacgaacat GTTGACGAGTTGGAATTACTGAGAACTGCTGCAGATCTGAGGCTTCGATTGATTGAAGAGCGTGAAAAGATGAATATATTCAAGCACTGGGGTTTGTTGGAGTTTAAGTATCAGATGTTATTG GTACTTGAGTGGAAAAAGAGGAAAACACGGAGGAGAGAATGTGTTTTTACTAGTCTATCAGGGGATACACATCGAGATCAGATTCGCACCAGGAATCTAGCCCTTAGCGGAGGAGAAACACAGAGGAGAAAAT ATTCAGACATTTAA